The following proteins come from a genomic window of Alkalinema sp. FACHB-956:
- a CDS encoding S-(hydroxymethyl)glutathione dehydrogenase/class III alcohol dehydrogenase: MDVKAAVAFEAGKPLSIETVQLAPPRDGEVLVEIKATGVCHTDAYTLSGRDPEGLFPAILGHEGAGVVVEVGKGVKSLKPGDHVIPLYIPECRECEYCLNPKTNLCQSIRVTQGRGLMPDGSSRFSIDGQMIHHYMGTSTFANYTVVPEIALAKIRSDAPFDKVCYIGCGVTTGIGAVVNTAKVEPGSNVVVFGLGGIGLNVIQGAKMVGANMIVGVDINPSKRALAETLGMTHFVNPQEVEGDVVAYLVELTKGGADYSFECIGNINVMRQALECCHKGWGVSVIIGVAGAGEEISTRPFQLVTGRTWKGSAFGGARGRTDVPTIVDWYMDGKINIDDLITQVIPIDQINDAFTIMKQGDGIRTVITF; encoded by the coding sequence ATGGATGTTAAAGCGGCAGTTGCCTTTGAAGCTGGGAAGCCCTTGAGCATTGAAACAGTACAGCTTGCCCCTCCTAGAGATGGTGAAGTTCTGGTTGAAATTAAGGCAACGGGCGTGTGCCATACCGATGCATACACGTTATCGGGTCGGGATCCAGAGGGTTTATTTCCTGCCATTCTGGGCCATGAAGGGGCAGGGGTGGTTGTCGAAGTGGGGAAAGGGGTGAAGTCCCTCAAACCGGGGGATCATGTGATTCCGCTCTATATTCCCGAGTGTCGTGAGTGTGAATATTGCCTCAATCCCAAAACGAATTTATGCCAATCCATTCGCGTCACCCAGGGGCGCGGCCTCATGCCCGATGGCTCCAGCCGGTTTTCGATCGATGGCCAAATGATTCATCACTATATGGGCACATCCACCTTTGCTAACTACACTGTGGTGCCGGAAATTGCCCTGGCAAAAATTCGATCGGATGCTCCGTTTGATAAGGTTTGCTACATTGGCTGTGGTGTGACGACGGGGATTGGTGCCGTTGTGAATACCGCCAAGGTGGAACCGGGATCGAATGTGGTGGTCTTTGGTTTAGGCGGCATTGGCTTAAATGTCATCCAAGGCGCAAAAATGGTTGGCGCAAACATGATTGTGGGCGTAGATATTAACCCGAGCAAGCGGGCGTTGGCTGAAACATTAGGCATGACCCATTTTGTCAATCCCCAGGAAGTCGAGGGGGATGTCGTGGCCTACTTAGTGGAATTGACCAAGGGTGGGGCGGATTACAGCTTTGAATGTATTGGCAATATCAATGTGATGCGGCAAGCGTTGGAATGCTGTCACAAAGGCTGGGGAGTGAGTGTGATTATTGGGGTAGCCGGTGCAGGGGAAGAAATTAGTACGCGGCCCTTCCAATTAGTGACCGGACGGACGTGGAAAGGCAGTGCCTTTGGGGGCGCGAGGGGACGGACAGATGTGCCCACGATCGTGGATTGGTACATGGATGGCAAGATCAATATTGATGATTTGATTACGCAGGTGATACCGATCGATCAGATTAACGATGCCTTTACCATCATGAAACAAGGAGATGGTATCCGCACTGTAATTACGTTTTAA